The nucleotide window ATCCGTAACTTCCATTCCACCTTCATCACCTCTATCTATAGTAAAAGCAGCGCTTCAAAGGCGCTGCTCTCCACTACTTACGATTTACCATCCACTCCGGTTTCCCAAAGCCTTTGAACTCTTTATCAATGATTGCGTCAAATTCTTTAGACTCAACAGCCTCTTTTAAATCCTTAGCAACTGCTTTTTCTAAATCTTTCGTATTAACCACCACTCGATTGCGATATAAATCAGGCATTTTTTCCAATTGAATAGCATCCAATAAATTCATTTTAGCTGCCAATGCAAAGTTGCCTGGAACAGCTGCTAAATCAACACTTTCTACAGCTCTTGGCAATTGTGCAGCTTCAATCGGTTGGAATTTTAAGCTCTTTTTGTTTTCTGTTACATCTTTTTCAGATGCCTTTAACGGATCTACAGACGCATTCAGTTTAATAATTCCCTCACTCTGTAGCATCGTTAATGTACGTGCTGCATTAACAGGATCATTAGGAATGGCGATGGTACTGCCATCCTTTACTTCTTTCCATGACTTAAATTTTTTTGAGTATACGCCCATTGGTGCAGTCGGTACAACAATTACTTCTGATAACTGCATATTATTTTGTTTCGCAAATGTTTCCATATATATTTTGTGTTGAAATAAGTTTGCATCAATACTACCTTCTGCCAACGCTTTATTGGGTTGAATATAGTCACTAAACTCCACAACCTCCACTTTGTAACCCTTTTTCTCAAGCTGCGGTTTAATTGCTTTTGTTACCATATCACTATACGGTCCCGCTGTTGCACCAATTTTTATCGTTTTGGATGTTCCTGCTTCTTTCGTTGTTGTTTCTCCTCCACATGCAGCTAAAATCCCTACTAGGAATACCCAAAATATCATCATATATTTTTTCATTGTGTATCTCTCCTTTATCTCTTATCTAGTATTTTCGCTAAACGATCGCCACCAATTTGAATAATTTGTACCAAGCAAATCAGTATAATGATTGTTGTAATCATAATTGCATTATCATAGCGGTAATAACCAAAGCGAATAGCCAAATCACCCACACCACCACCACCAACAATACCTGCCATTGCGGAGTATGCGACCAAGCTGATAGTTGTTAGTGTCACACCCTGTAAAATCCCAGGGCGCGCTTCCGGTAGCAGCACATCTTTAATAATCATCCACGGTGTTGCCCCCGCAGCAACAGCAGCCTCAATGACACCCTTATCAATCTCTCGCAATGCCGTTTCTACGATCCGAGCAAAAAACGGAATGGCAGCAGCAGACAAGGAAACAGAAGCAGCTGTCGGACCAATTGTCGTTCCTGTGATTAACTTCGTTAATGGCAAGAGTGCTACAAGCAAAATAATAAAGGGGACTGATCGAACCATATTAACGACAAAACCTACCACATTTTTGACAGGAATGTTTTCTAAAAATAAGCCTCGATCTGTCACAAATAACAAAACGCCTAGTGGCAATCCCACAATGATGGCTACAACCAATGAAATGCTAACCATATACAACGTTTGGAAAAATGCTTTATTTAAATCTGGTAAAATTTCTATTAAGCTATCAAGCGGCATCATACATTACCTCCAATCGCTTCGTTTTAGCTGTAATATAAGCAATTGCTTGCCTTACTTCTGAAGCATCGCCAATTAACTCCATCACAAAAATACCAAGTGGTGTTTCTTGTATATATTCAATTTTCCCGTGCAAAATATTTCCTTGCACACGAAACTTCTGAAACACATCTGATACAACCGATTCTTCTGCAATTGAGCCTTGAAATTGGATTTTAATGATGGTGCCTTTGCAATGTTCTAATACTCGCTTTGGTATCTCAAACTGTAATACACTGTCAATGAATTGCTGTGTCAATTCTTCACGCGGATTCGCAAATAATTCATATACAGACCCTTCTTCTATGATTTTTCCATCTTGCATCACAGCCATTCGATCACATATCTCTTTAACAACATCCATCTCATGTGTAATCAGAACAATCGTAATACCTAACTCACGATTAATATCCTTTAGTAGGCGTAAAATACTTTTGGTTGTTTTTGGATCAAGCGCTGATGTAGCTTCATCACACAGTAAAACAGATGGATCATTAGCAAGCGCTCTTGCAATACCCACACGTTGCTTTTGACCGCCGCTAAGCTGTGCTGGATATACGTCCTTCTTATCTGCTAAGCCTACCAAATGAAGCAATTCAGTTACTTTTTTCTCAATTTCTTGTTTGCTTTTTCCTGCAGCCTTTAGAGAAAACGAAATATTATCATAAACCGTTTTCGAGCTGATAAGATGAAAATGCTGAAAAATCATTCCTATTTTAAGCCGTGCTTGTCGCAACTGGTTTTTATGTAGGGCTGTTAAATCAACTCCATCTATCAGTACCTGTCCAGCACTAGGGCGTTCTAACAGGTTTAAACAACGCAGCAATGAGCTTTTTCCCGCGCCGCTATAACCGACAATGCCAAAAATTTCACCGCTGTGAATTTGTAAAGAAACACGATCTACTCCTATTACAGTTCCTTTTTTCGTCTGATACTCTTTTGTAAGATTACGTATCTCAATCACATCTTGTCCCCCTTTAACACAATAAAAAAAGTCTCTTTCATTCGAAAGAGACATCGTCAACTATAGTCGCGACTTATCTTTCAGAATGAGTACATTCTGCAGGAAGTGGCACCTTTCCAGTTACGGTGGTTGCCGGACGTCATTGGGCCTGATCCCTCGGTCTCTCTTGATAAGTAATTTATTTTTCAATTAGTCTGAATAATACATCTTAAATTTCAACCTGTCAACACTATATTTTTTAAATCACTTTAGAAATCGCCTACCTTTTATGAAGCTAGAAAAGAAAAAAGTCATTGACACTTGTCAATGACTCATATTTTACCATTATATTTGCGACCATTATTATGTTCTTTTTGCTGATGTTCAGTCATGCGCTTTTGCTGCGCCTTTGTTCTGGCACTTACGTGGTTCGCATCATTTTCTTCGTTTTTTTTAGAACCTCCTGCTCCGTTGCTCATTGCGACACCTCCTTCATGTAAACTATTTGTAGCTTATGCTATCGTTGGCATTTTATACAAGAGAAGGTCAGTTGTTAACTACTCTTCTACATAGCGACTTAACATATCATACAAGCCTCGATTGGCCATTACAGCAATTTGCTCATCAGATTCGTGCGGATATTTATCACGCAAGCGAATTGATGCTTTTGCCAATAAATTCTCAAGTACAGAACGACCACTTTTTCCATAGATTGCTTCGGCATACGCAATCAACTTTGAATCCTCTACATTGGAAGAATGGTTATTACAAAAGAACTTACTCATAATCTCCCTCCTTTTTTGATAACGTTTTCATTTTTATGCATGTTATAAATTTCACAATATTATATGTTGTATTTAGTGTATGTGTAATATTATAAAACAATATTGACATAATGTTTATATGTTTTTTTCGTTAATTTGTGACAATTATCTGACTTTTATTATCTTTCCCTACAAAAACTACTGTTTCTCACTTATTTTTACACAGAATTTCCCTTTTCTATGAAACCATGAAAGGACAATTAGCATTTCTATGACATAAGAGTGAACGCCTAAGAGCCTCTAACTGAATGTCTATGGTCTTATCAACTATATGCTCCTCAAAATATTCATCGTTTAGCCTACATTACCATTAGTTCGTTAATCCATACCAATATACATTTATTTATGAATAGCTTGTAGTGCTATC belongs to Ectobacillus sp. JY-23 and includes:
- a CDS encoding MetQ/NlpA family ABC transporter substrate-binding protein yields the protein MKKYMMIFWVFLVGILAACGGETTTKEAGTSKTIKIGATAGPYSDMVTKAIKPQLEKKGYKVEVVEFSDYIQPNKALAEGSIDANLFQHKIYMETFAKQNNMQLSEVIVVPTAPMGVYSKKFKSWKEVKDGSTIAIPNDPVNAARTLTMLQSEGIIKLNASVDPLKASEKDVTENKKSLKFQPIEAAQLPRAVESVDLAAVPGNFALAAKMNLLDAIQLEKMPDLYRNRVVVNTKDLEKAVAKDLKEAVESKEFDAIIDKEFKGFGKPEWMVNRK
- a CDS encoding methionine ABC transporter permease encodes the protein MPLDSLIEILPDLNKAFFQTLYMVSISLVVAIIVGLPLGVLLFVTDRGLFLENIPVKNVVGFVVNMVRSVPFIILLVALLPLTKLITGTTIGPTAASVSLSAAAIPFFARIVETALREIDKGVIEAAVAAGATPWMIIKDVLLPEARPGILQGVTLTTISLVAYSAMAGIVGGGGVGDLAIRFGYYRYDNAIMITTIIILICLVQIIQIGGDRLAKILDKR
- a CDS encoding methionine ABC transporter ATP-binding protein; the encoded protein is MIEIRNLTKEYQTKKGTVIGVDRVSLQIHSGEIFGIVGYSGAGKSSLLRCLNLLERPSAGQVLIDGVDLTALHKNQLRQARLKIGMIFQHFHLISSKTVYDNISFSLKAAGKSKQEIEKKVTELLHLVGLADKKDVYPAQLSGGQKQRVGIARALANDPSVLLCDEATSALDPKTTKSILRLLKDINRELGITIVLITHEMDVVKEICDRMAVMQDGKIIEEGSVYELFANPREELTQQFIDSVLQFEIPKRVLEHCKGTIIKIQFQGSIAEESVVSDVFQKFRVQGNILHGKIEYIQETPLGIFVMELIGDASEVRQAIAYITAKTKRLEVMYDAA